From the bacterium genome, one window contains:
- a CDS encoding T9SS type A sorting domain-containing protein codes for MKRLCMKKVVLCLGAIALFSFNTYAMHNLKVNNSTSLTVTTSDTIRITGNTESNGASAKAALYYDVNGNGTIDGNDHWVLKFRLIDGNFDDTDEAKNGTINITRKTFTITGHFVLRVEDGGVSGTVAIQVNPISSSCSISGTITTPANTPNIFIGIMDTIYDEEVLYGAFTNSSGAYSIVLPAVFKDSTVTMSSMDLAGIVGRNYISNQIIPFEVTGVMTGKDLALTNLTNDTTFVSGTVKDDASNPIPDTFQIIGGVSGTLGTFGLFTNTNSSGYYNYIIKKQGPAYYLTGANLQDQFYPQYLNPLYKNATFYVAPLSITNNITVYRATDSICGFVYKDGLPYKGAQIDIGVAYPTGLTAGTYTKTYSDGHYTAYVSGALTTYTVGVAKKSIPVGDTVEEGPSVNASPGATNVNFHIRVGIEESNKVSIYPIIIQPNPFVNNLKFELPHQKMAGNLYIYDITGTQIEALIPTYSSNGISFNLYTNSKKMPAGIYFYSLKTPNRTYEGKLIKVH; via the coding sequence ATGAAAAGACTTTGTATGAAAAAGGTGGTTTTGTGTTTAGGCGCCATAGCATTATTCTCATTCAACACCTATGCTATGCACAATTTAAAAGTAAACAACTCTACCTCGCTAACAGTAACAACCTCAGACACTATTCGTATAACAGGGAACACTGAATCTAATGGCGCATCAGCAAAAGCTGCTCTTTATTATGATGTAAATGGAAATGGAACTATAGATGGAAATGACCATTGGGTATTAAAGTTCAGATTAATAGATGGTAATTTTGACGATACGGACGAAGCCAAAAACGGAACAATAAATATAACACGAAAAACTTTTACAATAACGGGTCATTTTGTTTTACGTGTTGAAGATGGTGGAGTATCCGGAACCGTTGCAATACAGGTTAATCCTATTTCTTCTTCTTGTTCCATCTCGGGAACAATAACTACACCGGCAAATACCCCAAATATATTTATAGGAATAATGGATACAATATATGACGAAGAAGTATTATATGGAGCATTTACAAATAGTTCGGGAGCTTATTCAATAGTTTTACCGGCTGTTTTTAAAGACTCTACAGTTACAATGTCTTCAATGGATTTGGCAGGCATAGTTGGCCGTAATTACATAAGTAATCAAATAATTCCTTTTGAAGTTACAGGAGTAATGACAGGTAAAGACCTTGCGCTTACAAATCTCACTAATGATACTACTTTTGTCTCCGGAACTGTAAAGGATGATGCCTCAAATCCAATTCCCGACACTTTCCAGATAATAGGAGGTGTATCGGGAACGCTTGGAACATTTGGCTTATTTACAAATACCAACTCAAGCGGATACTATAATTATATTATAAAGAAACAAGGCCCCGCATATTATCTCACAGGTGCCAACCTTCAGGACCAGTTCTATCCTCAATATTTAAATCCTTTATACAAAAATGCTACTTTTTATGTTGCCCCTTTATCAATAACTAATAATATAACTGTTTATCGGGCAACGGACTCCATTTGTGGATTTGTTTATAAAGATGGACTCCCCTATAAAGGAGCACAAATTGATATCGGAGTAGCCTATCCTACCGGACTAACCGCAGGAACATACACAAAAACTTACAGTGATGGGCATTATACAGCATATGTCAGCGGCGCATTAACTACTTATACTGTAGGCGTTGCCAAAAAAAGCATACCTGTCGGTGACACGGTTGAAGAAGGTCCTAGCGTAAATGCAAGTCCAGGTGCAACCAATGTAAATTTCCACATCAGAGTAGGGATTGAAGAATCAAATAAAGTTTCTATATATCCCATTATAATTCAACCGAACCCATTCGTAAACAATCTAAAATTTGAATTACCCCATCAAAAAATGGCAGGGAACTTATATATTTATGACATTACCGGAACCCAAATAGAAGCGCTTATTCCAACATATTCTTCTAACGGCATATCTTTTAACCTGTATACAAATAGCAAGAAAATGCCTGCAGGCATATATTTCTACTCCCTCAAAACACCAAATAGAACCTATGAAGGGAAACTCATAAAAGTACATTAA
- a CDS encoding T9SS type A sorting domain-containing protein, with product MKKQYFLGLFLLSFIIIFSPQVYAAGYNTVYVDSAIGSDSFDGSVSIHQGGIAGPKATIQAGINATNSGGICFVAKGTYHENIVLKPEVQLVGAGPDFSVISSHGTVIKGGNPVQGTGNTIVNGFRIIKDDTATSTFGYFDSLYVTFVRNVFIGHYVAIHCMNNGHPTILNNTILNSTAHGITFGTNGAPIIKNNIISSNTNGISFYSGTTPLADIGFNDLWNNGMNYNGYGFQDTVGAKGNISQNPLFVDTTVKNFHLQPSSLCIDAGDPGLGNKDPDGTKIDIGAFFFNQDTTAPSAPESLTANGKNPSTWAQNPVFEICYKAPPDSSGIKSALYKLGSAPTSKFDTTGSFHEKPPMYVSSQLEGTIPLYVWLEDGVGNINFNNYSIVYLRRDTTAPTSCNIYALPDTITTPNFIVRWSKGIDSMSGLLNSYCVKVKNGNGNWNIWLGNYPDTFAIFNGLNKHIYHFLAYTFDSAENIGPESFPACSTFLNISSGDTTAPVTPESLEVVTRDGEVYIYWKKVITTDLKGYNVYSKTNGDSIFTRINSHIITGKWFHDKSLFNGTKYWYVVTSVDASGNESNFSDSIAAIPADTFPPRRVSEFRASLLSNNGVKLSWVKSSSYDCEKYNIYSDNASGTINYTTPIATVLHPDTIWIHSLTMDTTYMFGLRAEDISGHEEKNENVVVTVGTITDTNKVKVRILAPYSGKRISGNRVTIFAGTLFWKPQWWQEIKCVRFEYKSVDSANWKLVPSAYSLFTNPDSSWPYFALWNLSTCPEGDYNLRAVAIDTFNVSDANPSGIIITIDNKYPDEQEFWGITKIAAHSKRETVERMAYNVMTLGSESENNITRITIPELALEENTSLVCVIKDPSESPPSNPYLSTDIFRQIWLENGQQLLLGGLKSDISIPYVDTNLSFPETSLWIGRYNGTSWDPIEYTIDTASNIVYGSSNALGTFFSLLGPETGVEETDSKTAINAYKLFRSSPNPFSYGSIISYQIPIETKISLKIYDITGKLVKTLADKTCKQGYYKVQWDATNTKGEKVSTGIYFYKLSTDNFTDVKKMVIVK from the coding sequence ATGAAAAAACAGTATTTTCTTGGTTTATTTCTATTAAGCTTTATTATAATATTCTCTCCTCAAGTTTATGCTGCCGGCTACAACACTGTATATGTTGATTCTGCGATTGGCAGTGATAGTTTTGATGGGTCGGTTTCCATTCATCAAGGTGGAATTGCCGGACCAAAAGCGACCATTCAGGCCGGCATAAATGCAACAAATTCCGGAGGAATTTGCTTTGTAGCGAAAGGAACTTATCATGAAAACATTGTTCTAAAACCAGAAGTACAATTAGTAGGCGCAGGGCCTGATTTTTCAGTTATAAGTTCTCACGGCACAGTTATAAAAGGTGGGAACCCCGTCCAAGGAACTGGAAATACAATTGTCAACGGCTTTAGAATAATAAAAGATGATACTGCCACCTCAACTTTTGGATATTTTGATTCTCTTTATGTTACATTCGTAAGAAATGTTTTTATAGGACATTATGTAGCTATTCATTGTATGAATAATGGACACCCCACTATTCTTAATAACACCATTCTTAATAGCACTGCGCACGGCATAACCTTTGGAACAAATGGAGCGCCAATTATAAAAAATAATATAATTTCCAGCAATACGAATGGCATTTCCTTTTATAGCGGAACTACACCTCTAGCAGACATAGGTTTTAACGACTTGTGGAACAATGGCATGAACTATAATGGCTATGGGTTTCAAGATACTGTAGGTGCTAAAGGCAATATATCCCAAAATCCTTTGTTCGTAGACACAACCGTAAAAAATTTCCATTTACAACCGAGTTCCCTGTGTATTGATGCGGGAGACCCCGGTTTAGGCAATAAAGACCCCGATGGGACAAAAATAGATATTGGAGCTTTCTTTTTTAATCAGGACACAACTGCTCCATCCGCTCCGGAAAGCCTTACGGCTAACGGGAAAAACCCTTCCACTTGGGCACAAAACCCTGTATTTGAAATATGTTATAAGGCGCCACCTGACTCCAGTGGTATAAAATCAGCATTATATAAACTTGGTTCCGCGCCTACAAGCAAATTTGATACTACCGGCTCATTCCATGAAAAACCCCCAATGTATGTTTCGTCACAACTAGAAGGCACAATTCCTTTGTATGTATGGTTGGAAGATGGCGTAGGAAATATAAATTTCAATAACTATTCCATAGTTTACTTAAGGCGAGACACAACAGCGCCAACAAGCTGCAATATCTATGCCTTACCGGATACAATTACTACACCTAATTTTATAGTTAGGTGGTCAAAAGGTATAGATTCAATGTCCGGGCTTTTGAATTCCTACTGTGTAAAAGTAAAAAACGGTAATGGTAATTGGAATATTTGGTTAGGAAATTATCCTGACACTTTTGCTATATTCAACGGATTAAATAAACATATATATCATTTCTTAGCATATACTTTTGACAGCGCAGAAAATATCGGGCCTGAAAGTTTCCCGGCTTGTAGTACTTTTCTTAATATCTCCAGCGGAGATACCACGGCACCTGTAACACCTGAAAGTTTGGAAGTTGTTACCAGAGATGGTGAGGTGTATATCTATTGGAAAAAAGTAATCACTACCGACTTGAAAGGGTACAATGTTTACAGCAAGACAAACGGTGATTCTATTTTTACCCGTATTAATAGTCATATTATCACGGGGAAATGGTTTCATGATAAATCACTTTTTAATGGCACTAAATATTGGTATGTAGTTACTTCTGTAGACGCCTCCGGTAATGAATCTAACTTTTCTGATTCCATAGCCGCAATCCCCGCTGATACTTTTCCCCCTCGTAGAGTATCTGAATTTAGAGCAAGTCTTTTATCTAACAACGGAGTAAAGCTAAGCTGGGTCAAATCAAGTAGTTATGATTGTGAAAAATATAATATATATTCGGATAACGCATCCGGAACCATTAATTATACTACCCCAATTGCTACGGTTTTACACCCGGACACAATATGGATACATTCCCTTACTATGGATACCACTTATATGTTTGGTTTACGAGCCGAAGATATAAGCGGGCACGAAGAAAAAAATGAAAACGTAGTAGTTACTGTGGGAACAATAACCGATACCAATAAGGTAAAAGTAAGAATCCTTGCTCCTTATTCCGGGAAACGAATAAGTGGGAACAGAGTTACTATTTTTGCTGGAACACTTTTCTGGAAACCTCAATGGTGGCAAGAAATTAAATGTGTACGATTTGAATACAAGTCCGTAGATTCCGCTAACTGGAAACTAGTTCCTTCGGCATATTCTTTATTTACTAATCCTGATTCTTCCTGGCCATATTTTGCTTTATGGAACTTGTCAACTTGCCCCGAAGGAGATTATAATTTAAGAGCCGTAGCAATTGATACATTCAATGTGTCAGATGCTAACCCTTCCGGCATAATAATAACTATTGACAATAAATACCCGGATGAACAGGAATTCTGGGGAATAACAAAAATTGCCGCACATTCAAAACGGGAAACAGTAGAAAGAATGGCTTACAATGTAATGACTCTCGGTAGTGAATCTGAGAATAATATAACACGAATAACTATCCCTGAACTTGCTCTCGAAGAAAATACAAGTCTTGTATGCGTAATAAAAGACCCATCTGAATCGCCACCTTCAAATCCTTATTTATCCACAGACATATTCAGACAAATCTGGCTCGAGAACGGCCAACAATTATTACTCGGCGGACTTAAAAGTGATATTTCCATACCTTATGTAGATACTAATTTGAGTTTCCCGGAAACCTCCTTATGGATTGGAAGATACAATGGCACTAGTTGGGACCCCATAGAATATACAATTGATACGGCATCAAATATTGTTTATGGTAGTTCTAATGCTCTGGGAACTTTCTTCTCTTTGCTAGGCCCGGAGACAGGAGTCGAAGAGACTGATTCGAAAACTGCTATAAATGCTTACAAATTATTTCGGAGTTCGCCAAACCCATTTTCTTACGGCTCAATTATTAGTTATCAGATCCCTATCGAAACTAAAATATCCTTAAAAATATATGATATAACAGGCAAATTGGTAAAAACGCTTGCAGATAAGACTTGTAAACAAGGATATTATAAAGTTCAATGGGATGCCACGAATACAAAAGGAGAAAAAGTATCCACAGGTATTTATTTCTATAAGTTGTCTACCGATAATTTTACGGATGTCAAGAAAATGGTAATAGTGAAATAA